TACGCGCAAAGCTGCGCGCGATCCCAGGCGGTCAGAATATTCTGCTGACCGTCCCCTCGAGCGGATGGCGCCTGCTGGCTCCTTCGGAGATTGCGCTGAAGGCAGGACGACACGAATAAGGACGGCGCGAAGCCGATAGCGCGATCCCTCGAAGCGGCTTGCCGTGGCGCATTACGAGGGAAAGTCCGGCGGTTTTCCAGTGGGACGGTGGGCGCATGGCGCAGCCGGACGATCCGGAGCCCGGGCGGAGGCTCGCGGATGGACATGCCTGCTTCCCGCCGCGGTGAAGCAGCCGTCCGGCAGGGCTGCCGGTTTCTCGCTCGGACGCGTCGGATCGCTCCCGTGCGACCACCAAGACGCGCGATCGAAATCTTTCCGTCACTTTTCTGTGGATAAAGTCGTCGGGCCCGCTTGATTTAAGATAGGAAAAAACGTCGTGTGCCGAGCCATGAGACGATCGCCCCCCGGAACGCTCTACGAGAGAGCGCCCTCCGCCGCGGACCGAACGACTCAGTTCAGCATCCGCTCGTCAGGCATGCCGACCTCGGCCGTGCGCCGTTACGAGGTCTGTGGGGAAGATGCCGACGGCAATATCCACAGCTTCCATACCGACAATCATGATCAGGCGGTCGATATCGCCGAAATCATGGGCGAGGACCTCGACTGCGTCAGGATCCTGGAGAACGGCTGACACCGGTTCCGGGCGTTTCTCGACGGCGTCTTCATGCGTATTCGTTGGCTGCGGCGCTTGCGACTGTCTCGTTGGGTCAGGATCGCGAGGCGTGCCGATCGACGCGAACCTCGCTCAAGTCGCAACGGAAAATCTCGGCAATATCGCCGGCGAGCTGCTCGCAATCCGTGTGGAAGCTGTGCACGAGCCCCGTCTCGTCCTTTCCCCTGGCTTCGAAGCGGCGCAGCGCCGGCGAGGGCGCACCGGCACTCCGGATCGTAAATTCGGTTGAGCGCTCCAGGCGTGCAGCTTTCGTCATATCCTGCGTCCTTCCGGCCGGCTCCAGGGCGATCGCTTCAGCTTCTCGACACGAGGACGAAGGTGCAAGGCCGGCCGTTGCGGATCGTCACGCGTCCGCCACGGCCCGCCGTGACCCGGACAGGCGCCGCCTGCCCGGGATTTCTCATTTGACGGCAAAGCCGCAATTCACCGCGGGAACGGCGCCATTGCCGCGCCCGGTCCGCAGGATGAGGTTTCCGGCTGCGTCCTGGTCGCCGGCAAGCTCGTTCAGGAACTCCTCGAGGTTGGTGTAACCGTCGCCGTCGGCGTCGAGACTGGCCTGGCTGATGCCGTTCACCGCTTCCCACCGATCATCCATCCCGTCGACATCCGAGTCCGGATAAGGCGAGCCCTGGGCGAGTGCAGGCCAGCCGCCGACCTCCGTCGGGCTGTCGATGATCTTGCCCTTGCAGGCGAGAAAGTCACCGACGACCCGTGCATCGGAGGCATCCCTCGGGAAGGCGCCGGCGAACTGGGTCACGTCGCGAACGCCCTGCGCCGCATCCGTGTAGAAGGAGACGGCCATCGGGAAAGGATAGGCAGTGACGTACTTCCAGTCCTTGGGCTCGAGGAAGAGCCGCTGATCGAGCGTGTTGTGGATCCGGCGGCCGTCGATATTGCCCTGGAGGTAAAGCCCGGCATAGCCGGGATAAGTCGAATATTCCTCCTGATAGTCGCCGCCGTAGATGGGCAGCCACGCCGAGGAGCTCGGCCCGCGGGACACCCAATTCCCGATCACGTTGGCCTCGCGCTTGACGCCGGAGCCGGCTTCGCGGGCGATCTGCAGCATCGAGAAATATTGATGCGCCATTTCGCGCATATTGTAGGATACCACGTTGACGATATCGACGCGGCCGCCAACGCCGGCATTGGGCAGGCGGTCGGTGGCATGGCCGATGAAGCTGTGGTGGACGGTGATCCCGCTGCCCTCGATGAACATGCCCTTGGCATGTTCAAGCTGCTTGTGGGTGGAGTGGCTGAGACCTTCATAGACCAGCGACCATTGTACCGTGATGTTCGACGACATCTTGGTCGAGTTGAACGGTTCATCGGTGGCCCAGGAGAGCGATACGTGATCCAGAATGGTGTTCTTCGCGCCGGCATCGACCGTCACGGCATCCGTCGTGTCCTGCTTCGCCCCTGACGTCGGGCCGGGCCGGATGCGGATGTGACGGATGATATTGTCCGGCTTGTTCAGGAAGATCGGGGAACCGGTCAGGTTCGACGGCGCATTGCGAATGGCAATGCCGCCGCCCGGAGCGGTCTGCCCGGCGATCGTCAGTGCGCCCGACGTGGGCTTGATCTGGCTGAGCAGCTCGATCGTGCCGGACACCCTGAACACGCAGGTACGGGGTCCGCTTGCCATCATGCATTCCCGAAGCGACCCGGAACCGGAATCCGCGAGCGTGGTCACCGCGAAGACCTTGCCGCCGCGGCCGCCGAGCGCACCCGCCCCGAACCCTTCCGCGGTTGGAAAAGCGCGCTGCGCTCCGCTGGGGAGCTTCGCGGGATTGTAACCGGCCGGACTTGGCACCGGCGAGGGGGTCGGGGCGGGTGTCGGAGGCGGAGCCGGCGTCGGCGTGGGTGGCGGCGGTGGTGGTGGTGGTGCGGGGGCCGGTGGCGGCGGTGGTGGGGGCGGCGCGGGCACCGGGTTGGTCGGCTTTGGCTTTGGCTTGTCAAACGCAATCGCCTCGCTGGTCGCCAGGCTTAGTACGAAGCCGCTGGCAACCAGCAAACACATGTACTTACTCTTCAACGCAAAATACCTTCATGATACAATATTGACCTCCGGCAGAAACAATGCCGAGAAGCCCAGCGTGGAGTTGAATTCGCCTGGCAAGGCGAAGACGAGGACGTGCAGGAGGAGACGGCTTGAAGTGCCGTCTTCCTGGCCGGCTTTGACACGGGCGGTGATCTATGATCCGGCCGTTCGCGCGAAGCTGGCGGCGCCCCATTGCCGGATGCGCAACTGTTAGCAATGTCGCAAATACACTATCGACCAAAAGGCGTAGTCGAATAAATGCCTTGTTACTTAACGGACGGGTCGTCCGGTTATCGCGTGTTTGACAGCTGCCGGCGGCCGGCGCGGCTCAAGCTTCGTTTCGAGGAACGGGCCGGGCGGTCGAACGATCGAAGGCGCGGCAGCGGGGCGTCGCCGGCTTTTCCCCGCTCGCACGCCACAGGTTGGGTCGGACGAAGCAGCCGGTACGCCATATCGATGGCCTTGAAGATGAGGAGTCTTGGCGCGGGGCTGGGCGGCCCCTCCACGGGCGCGCGTCAGCCGCGGGCCGGCCCGATGTCAGGTGATCGGGTGCGACCGTAAAGACGCTGCCGGAAAAACCATTCATAGGGTCGCCGTTCGAGATACAGATGGACGACGTGCGATCCCGCGAGCGAGAGTGCGGTCACGGCGACCGAGAAGGCAATCATGGACTGGGGAATTGCGTCGGTGAACAGGCCCAGCCGCAAAAATCCCTCCCGCAGCGGAAAATAGACGTACGGGTGGACGAGATAGAGGCTGTAGCTGATCGTTCCGGCATAAGCGGTGACCGGATTGGCGAGCAGCCGACCGCTGAGGCTGCCGGCGAGCGTCGCAAGATGAAAGTACAGGCCCGTGAAGAGCAGACAGGCGAGAAGGGTGGGACGATCGAATTCGTGCCACTGATAATCGTGCCGGCCCAGAGTCACGGCGTAGAGCGCGAGCAACAGAGCCGGAGCTTCGAGGAGACGCGACCACCGGCTCGCCACCTGGCCGGTCCGGGCCTGGACCAGGCGTATGACCACGCCGACCAGGAAGTAGATCGAGATCGGCTCGAACAACAGGAAGGACGCGGCCAGCGAGAAGGCGGCCGCTTTCAACAAGATGCTGTTGGTACGCAATGCCGCATGGACGCATAGCGCCGTCAGGCAATAGAAGACGACTTCATAGGAAAGGCTCCAGGCATTCGGCGTCAGCTGCTCGGTCGGTGTGAACAGGTCGAGAAAGAGAAAGCCGGCAAGCACGGCTCCGAGGCTGTTCTGCTTCGGATAGGCATTGGTCAGCGCGTTCAGGATTACGAACAAGGCCGAGAAAGTGAAGAACAACGGATAGATGCGCAGCCATCGACGAAGCGCAAACTCGCGCGGGGGGTAGCGGATTGCGCTCGGCAGGATGACATAGCCGGAGATGACGAAGAACAGATAGACACCGTAGGTCCCGAACAAGGAGGGGATCCGGACCAGGGCGACATAGTCCCGGTCTCCGGGATAGACGTGCTCGGCCGCACCCGCCAGGATGTGCGCTGCGAGGACCAGCAGGCAGGCGATACCCCGAAGGCCGTGCGCCGCCGGGCTGAAACAGGAACCGCTCATCCGCCTCCAAGCGGCGGCCGGTGGCGGGGACTGGTGCGATTGCGAGGGTGGAGCACCGCCGCGGTCACCATCGCCTGGTGGTGAGTGCCAGGATTGGGCCTTGCTCGGAGACTGACGAGGCATCGAACAGATTACCCTTGGATCGACCACGCACCTGGACCGGGCTCGCCGAGCCCGGCCTGGAGTAGCCTAGCATCGCCGGCGCGGCTTGCGCGGGCGCTTGCGGGTGAGGGGAAAGGCGTGCTTCTACCTCGAAAGGCGTAGGTCTAAATGTATCGCCGCTGGGCTCTTGCGCATTTGCGGCGGGACGTCGGCACGCCCAGGATCAGCCGGCACGCAGGAGGCCGGCCCGTGAACCAGGATCTTACCCGAGACCAGGCGATGGCACCATCTATGATGCCCAGGGATGCGGCGGGATCCCGGAGGCAATCCAGGGCGGCCGGCAATCCGTTGCTCAGGGTGGAGCCGGGGAGCGACCTGTGGGTCGCTGCCGCCCGCATGCTGCTGTTTCTGTCCGTCCTCGCCGGTGGATGGCATGTGCTCCGCCCAGGCACCCTCAACATCACCATCTCAGACATCGCGTTCGTCGGCTGTTTCGGGATCATGGTCGCCACCGGGCGCCTCAGCGGCG
The nucleotide sequence above comes from Sphingosinicella sp. BN140058. Encoded proteins:
- a CDS encoding acyltransferase, yielding MSGSCFSPAAHGLRGIACLLVLAAHILAGAAEHVYPGDRDYVALVRIPSLFGTYGVYLFFVISGYVILPSAIRYPPREFALRRWLRIYPLFFTFSALFVILNALTNAYPKQNSLGAVLAGFLFLDLFTPTEQLTPNAWSLSYEVVFYCLTALCVHAALRTNSILLKAAAFSLAASFLLFEPISIYFLVGVVIRLVQARTGQVASRWSRLLEAPALLLALYAVTLGRHDYQWHEFDRPTLLACLLFTGLYFHLATLAGSLSGRLLANPVTAYAGTISYSLYLVHPYVYFPLREGFLRLGLFTDAIPQSMIAFSVAVTALSLAGSHVVHLYLERRPYEWFFRQRLYGRTRSPDIGPARG